In the Streptomyces sp. WMMC940 genome, GCCCGGACACCACTGACTCCGGCAACCACGACGACAGCGACGCGGACGAAGACCACGACGAGAGCAGCGCCGACCAGAGCCACTCCGGCGAGCCCGAGGGGAAGCCCGGCCCGGCGGCCGCGGACACGCAGAAGCGCGCCGGCAACCCGAACGGCCCCGAGGGACAGAACGGCCCCGAGGGACACAGCAGCCACGACCGCGGCCATGACGGGCAAGGCGACCACGGCGAACAGACCGACCACGACAACGACAGCGACCGCGGTCGTGACGGGCAGAGCGGCCGCCACGAAGAATCCGGCCGCCAGGGGCAGGACGGTCACCGGGACTCCCGCGAGGCCGGGGACAAGGCGAGGTCCGTCGGCTGCGACCCCAACGACCTGATCTCGGCGATCATCGACGCCAACAGCGACGGCGGAGGAACCCTCTCGCTCGCCGAGAAGTGCACCTACACCCTCACCGCCAACCAGGACGGCAACGGCCTTCCCGAGATCATCCAGCCCATCACCATCCACGGCAACGGCGCCACCATCGCCCGCGCCGCGGGCGCCGACCAGTTCCGCATCTTCGAAGTCGGCACCGGCGGCGACCTCACACTCCGCCACCTCACCCTCACCCGCGGCAAAGCCGCCGCCGACGAGGACGGCGGCGCCATCAACGTCAACGCCGCCGGCCGCCTCACCCTCGACCACACCACCCTCCACAACAACACCGTCGACGACACGAGCACCGACAACGCCGGCGCCATCTACAACCAGGGCATCACCACCATCCGCAACAGCACCCTCAGCAAGAACTCCGGCGAAGACGGCGGCGCGATCCACAACGACAACGGCAAACTCGACATCGCCAAAACGGAACTCACCCGCAACACCGCCGGCGATGGCGGCGCCATCTACAGCGCCGGCTCCACGACCATCGACAAGAGCCTGTTCAAGAGCAACACCGCCAGCGGCGCCGGTGGTGCCCTCTACGTCCCTGCGGGTGCGACCGACATCGACAGCAGTGCCTTCCTCTACAACTACGCCGAAAGCGGTGGCGGCGCCTTCTACAACGACGGCGTCGGGAGCCTGTACGTCCGCAGCAGTACCGTCGCCCGCAATACCAGCGACGACGGTGGCGGCCTCTACGCCGACGGCAACTCCCACACGGTGATCTCGGACAGCCGCTTCCGTGGCAACACCGCCTTCGAAGGTGACGGCGGCGGCATCTACCAGGACGGCGATCTCGCCCTTCAGCGTACGGTGGTCAGCGGTAACCAGGCTCCCAGCGACGGTGCTACCGGCGGCGGCATCTACGTCGGAGTCGAAGTCCTGAACCTGACCGACGTCGAGGTCACCGACAACACCT is a window encoding:
- a CDS encoding right-handed parallel beta-helix repeat-containing protein; the encoded protein is MVAAAGFATIAGTTALVAVTDDDKAGAKTASAAADQAKGTTQPAPAKDATTRGGSAEDTEDDKDADYWAEHAGNPGWNDSDNTEDHAGSRDVRTGPDTTDSGNHDDSDADEDHDESSADQSHSGEPEGKPGPAAADTQKRAGNPNGPEGQNGPEGHSSHDRGHDGQGDHGEQTDHDNDSDRGRDGQSGRHEESGRQGQDGHRDSREAGDKARSVGCDPNDLISAIIDANSDGGGTLSLAEKCTYTLTANQDGNGLPEIIQPITIHGNGATIARAAGADQFRIFEVGTGGDLTLRHLTLTRGKAAADEDGGAINVNAAGRLTLDHTTLHNNTVDDTSTDNAGAIYNQGITTIRNSTLSKNSGEDGGAIHNDNGKLDIAKTELTRNTAGDGGAIYSAGSTTIDKSLFKSNTASGAGGALYVPAGATDIDSSAFLYNYAESGGGAFYNDGVGSLYVRSSTVARNTSDDGGGLYADGNSHTVISDSRFRGNTAFEGDGGGIYQDGDLALQRTVVSGNQAPSDGATGGGIYVGVEVLNLTDVEVTDNTSDTAPGGIDNNGTVTTHGKIKIIDNVPTNCEGSANPVPNCFG